A window from Thalassophryne amazonica chromosome 15, fThaAma1.1, whole genome shotgun sequence encodes these proteins:
- the LOC117526635 gene encoding signal peptidase complex subunit 3-like has translation FVTNRKNVDDFTGPRERSDLGFVTFDLSADLQPIFDWNVKQLFLYLSAEYSTKNNPLNLVLWDKIVRRGESMTLHLKDMKSKYFFFDDGNGLRANKNITLTLSWNVVPNAGILPLVVGTGHISLPFPDTYESAKSY, from the exons TTTGTCACTAACAGGAAGAACGTTGATGATTTCACAGGACCTCGAGAGCGCAGTGATCTAGGGTTCGTCACCTTTGACCTCTCAGCTG ATTTGCAGCCAATCTTTGACTGGAACGTCAAACAGCTGTTTCTCTATCTCTCTGCTGAGTACAGCACAAAGAATAAT cctcTGAACCTGGTGCTGTGGGATAAGATTGTTCGACGAGGTGAAAGCATGACCCTGCACCTTAAGGACATGAAGTCCAAATACTTCTTCTTTGATGATGGGAACGGACTCAG GGCCAACAAGAACATCACTTTAACGCTGTCATGGAATGTGGTTCCCAACGCAGGAATACTCCCTCTAGTGGTCGGAACAGGACACATCAGCCTTCCTTTCCCAGACACATACGAGAGCGCCAAAAGTTACTAG
- the LOC117526636 gene encoding LOW QUALITY PROTEIN: lysine-specific demethylase 2A-like (The sequence of the model RefSeq protein was modified relative to this genomic sequence to represent the inferred CDS: deleted 2 bases in 2 codons) — MVHYYILPPNGAQSVDLIDWVDNMWPRHLKERQTDSTNSINDMQYPKVQKYCLMSVEGCYTDFHIDFGGTSVWYHILRGSKVFWLTPPTPQNLELYENWVLSGKQGDIFLGDRVSDCQRVELKKGCTLIIPSGWIHAVYTPVDSMVFGGNFLHSFNIPMQLNICNIEDRTRVGANETGSVLKIGSTFLCVFV, encoded by the exons ATGGTGCATTA TTACATCCTTCCACCTAACGGTGCCCAGTCA GTGGATCTCATTGACTGGGTGGACAACATGTGGCCTCGTCACCTGAAGGAGAGACAGACGGATTCAACTAACTCTATAAATGACATGCAGTATCCCAAAGTTCAGAA ATACTGTCTGATGAGTGTGGAGGGCTGCTACACAGACTTTCACATAGACTTTGGAGGTACC TCAGTCTGGTACCACATATTAAGGGGAAGCAAG GTGTTTTGGTTGACCCCTCCAACCCCTCAG AACCTGGAGCTGTATGAGAACTGGGTGCTCTCTGGAAAACAAGGAGATATTTTTCTTGGAGACCGTGTATCTGACTGCCAGAGGGTTGAGCTGAAGAAGGGCTGCACGTTAATTATTCCCTCAG GTTGGATTCATGCTGTCTACACTCCTGTGGACTCCAtggtgtttggaggaaacttCCTTCACAGTTTCAACATCCCTATGCAACTGAACATATGTAATATAGAAGACCGAACACGGGTTGGTGCCAATGAAACAGGAAGTGTCTTAAAAATCGGAagtacttttttgtgtgtgtttgtgtaa